Proteins from a single region of Eublepharis macularius isolate TG4126 chromosome 9, MPM_Emac_v1.0, whole genome shotgun sequence:
- the LOC129335347 gene encoding integrase/recombinase xerD homolog, protein MQGILNSVAPSTLRSYTKAVARFLAFAEGLDVPVPWPASQATVLQYLAHLHGLGLAAGTMRRDLAAISFFSKAGGFPDPCDSFEARRAMEGWGRVSPRVPDQRRPITLPVLRAILREVPDVCWSSFEAQLLHTTFVLAFFGAFRVGELVAGSRRDPSGRALALGDVAPSRRRVAITIRHSKTDQQGRGASVLLRSAREKAICPVRAVWSFLAVRPHSPGPFLIHRDGSPLTRYQFAALLRACLQAAGFPPEEFATHSFRIGAATVASVLGLPPAAIQRLGRWRSSAFRSYIRTARALTC, encoded by the coding sequence ATGCAAGGAATCCTCAACTCAGTGGCACCATCGACCCTGCGATCATACACCAAGGCGGTggcacgcttcttggccttcGCTGAGGGACTGGATGTGCCGGTCCCCTGGCCAGCATCTCAAGCGACGGTGTTGCAATACCTGGCCCATTTGCATGGTCTGGGCCTTGCTGCTGGGACCATGCGTAGAGACCTGGCAGCTATTTCCTTCTTTAGCAAGGCGGGGGGCTTCCCTGATCCCTGCGACAGTTTCGAGGCTCGCAGAGCCATGGAAGGGTGGGGTCGGGTCTCTCCACGGGTCCCTGACCAGCGGAGGCCCATCACCTTGCCCGTCCTACGAGCTATACTCCGGGAGGTTCCTGACGTTTGCTGGTCCTCGTTCGAGGCGCAGCTTCTCCACACGACCTTCGTtttggccttttttggggccttccgggtgggggagctggtggcCGGGTCCCGCCGGGATCCCTCAGGCAGGGCCTTAGCCCTCGGGGATGTCGCACCGTCCAGGCGCAGGGTGGCCATTACCATACGGCACTCCAAAACAGACCAGCAGGGCCGAGGGGCCTCGGTCCTACTGCGGTCAGCTCGGGAGAAGGCCATTTGTCCAGTCCGGGCAGTATGGTCCTTCTTGGCGGTCCGGCCTCACTCCCCCGGCCCCTTCCTTATTCACAGGGACGGTTCCCCTCTCACAAGGTACCAGTTCGCGGCCCTCCTGCGGGCGTGTCTACAGGCAGCCGGGTTCCCACCCGAGGAGTTTGCTACCCACTCCTTCCGCATCGGGGCAGCCACGGTGGCTTCAGTCCTCGGCCTTCCCCCCGCCGCCATCCAGCGTCTCGGCCGGTGGCGGTCCAGTGCCTTTCGTTCCTACATTCGCACAGCCCGGGCGCTCACGTGCTGA